Sequence from the Fibrobacter sp. UWH4 genome:
TTGTAATACAAGTTCCACCAACAAGCACCAAGTTGATGAACGAGATTACCACAGGCCAGACGCCAAGCGCATTGCCAGCGCGTTCTACGAGCGACTGCAATACAGGCTGCATTCCAAAACCGATTCCCATGCCCGGGAAAGCGAGAATCATGCACGCAATCAGCGAGACAACCATGATGCCGAACGCAAAGAACTTGCCCTTGATATGGTGCGTCGCGATGCGGTCCCACTTGCTAAAGACCTTCTCGATGGACTTGGGCGTCGCCGATTCGCGTACGATTTTTGAGACCCAGCGGTACTTGGCCTCACCGGTGAGAATTCCGCCGTCGCGCCCTTCGTCGCTATCGAGGATCGCGTCAATCGCATTCTTCCTCGCAAACGGAAGCGATTCATTCACGATACCGCAAATGAGCTTGTCTTTTTCGAGGAGTTTTTCTGCAATCCAGATTCTTTCGCAAACGCCATATTCAAAATCACCGAGGGCGGCTTCAATGCGGCTAATGATATCATCCGTTTTTTCGCCAAGCTCTCCCCCGCTAACGAGTTCCTCGCGCAGGCTCCCGCTATCGAGGCAAACAGGCGTCTTGATGGCCGAAACCATCTTCTTGAAAAATTCAGGATAACGTTCCGTTTCGGCCGCGCTGAAACCGAGCACCGGAACGCCGAGGCGCTTTTCAATCGCAGTCACGTCAATCTTCTTGCCCGCCGCTTCGGCCACATCCATCATGTTGAGCACCAGCATCACGGGCATGCGAATGCCCACAAAATCTGCCAACATGTAAAGGCTGCGTTCCAGCTGCGACGCATCTACCAGAATGCACACGAGGTCCGCCTTGCCGCTCTGAATGTAGTCACGCGTGACGACTTCTTCTTCGGAGTTCGCCGAAAGCCCGTAACTGCCCGGAAGGTCAATTACTTTATATGTCGTACCGTCAAAAACAAATTCACCCTCGGCCTGCTCCACCGTTTTGCCGGGCCAGTTGCCCACTCGCTGGTGAAGCCCCGTTAAGTTGTTAAAAAGTGTCGATTTACCGGAATTGGGTTGCCCGAGCAAAGCAATAGTCTTGATTTCGCTCATCTTTACGATTCTACCTTGACAAAAATCTGTGAACTTTCCTTGTGGTTGACAGCGATAACCGTATCGCGGCAAAAAACGAGCACCGGCGAACGCTTGTCGTTCTTGAGGAGGGTAAAGTCGGAACCCGGCGTAAGCCCGATAGAAACAATTCTTGAAATAAAGCGGGAATCGCCCTCGATCTGGGCGATTGTCCCGCAACGATTCTCACACATTTCGGCGAGACTCAAACGGTCAATAAATTCAGCGTTTTTCATGCGCCAAAAGTAGCCGAAAAGCGCTCAAAAAACCGCTCCAAATAGGTTTTGAATACTCCGAGGAGATTGAAGGGGAAAGTGTTCCCCTCGCTTCAGCCTTGCCTAGAGCGTCATCCTGAGCGTAGGCGCAAAGCGCCGAAGTCGAAGGATCTAGGGCAAGTCTTCCGCTACCCTTTCTAGCGGGCTTCAGTCGCCAGCCCGCAACGCCTGGCTTTGAAGCCAAAGGTTCATTCCAAGTTGGACTATGCCATAAATGCCTTTTTATTGAAATTTGGCCGATTTGGGTGCTTTGCAGTGATTTTTTATAGTGGACAGTGTTCGTTTTTGTAAATATTTATGTATTTTTTAAGCAAAATAGAGTTTAGCTCTTGTTCTCACCTTGAAATCTGCAAATTTCACTTTACCGAGAGCAAGGCGAACGCTCACGCAGGCATACCGTTTTAGCGGTGTGTTTCAGTTTGTCGCACCGACTTAATAGTCGGTCTTTGGTCATTTGGCCATTGGGCAACAGCCCTTTTGGGGCGTGGGTCGTTTGCGTTTATCGGTAATAGGCTTTGCAGAGCCTCAAGGTGGTAAATGCAACGACTCGCGCCTTTTTTGTATTCAGACAAAATTTGGCAGGATTCTTTGCAACAGGGGAAGACTCCATAGGTTTTTAAACAAAGGAGTTCTATATGAGTAAGAATTTTGATTTCTTAGGCGATTTAGCAAACGCGCTGAAAAAGAATAATTGGAGCATTATGCACATATCTAGAGTTGCAGAATTGCTTAATCTGAATGGTATAAAAAATAAAAGAGGGAATGAATATAAAGAGACTGGGCGAGGAATATTCAAACTAGTATCATCTGCCTATGCCTATTTTACAAAAAAAGGTGACAAAGAAACAGCGACCAATGTTGCCAGCGCATTCACTAATGATAAGAATCAACATGTTTGGAAAAAGTAAGTCTTTTTTACACCATTTACCTAATAAAGGAAAAAAATGAAACAATTTCTTTTTGCCGTGATTGGCTTATTTTCATTAAGTTTTGCAGATGTTCATCCTGGATTAAAGAACGCCATTGACAATGGTGATGTAAAGACTGCCGAAAATCTTGTTAAGAAATTCGGCGTTAAAGACATGTATTGTCCAGCAAACCTTTCTTTTGAAAATGCAATGACTATTTATGAGAATGCGTTTTCAACAAATCCTTTAATCATGTGGAAAAACTGCGCATCTGTTTTTATAAAAAATGCAGAAAATAATGTTTGTGGAGAATCACTTCCTTTATGCAAACATTATTTGGAAACACTCTTTCAAAAAGGGGATGTTGATAAGATTGATTCTGTCTTTGCGCAAATTATCCAATCAAAGCTATACATTCAAAAGGAAAAAAGAGAAGTTGAACAACTTGAAATTGTGAAAGCATCAAAGCAAGAATGTATGGACCAACTCGATTTACATCGAAAAGAAACTGTTGATTCTCTTATAAATTGGCACGATATTGATTGCAAAATATTGTTTGATGCAACAATATGCTCAAAGTTATTTTCCACATATGGTATGGTCCATATTGATTCAATAAACAAAGTGTTTTCGTCAAAATCAAAAAATTGTAAGAAGAAGCCAACCATGACTGTAAAAAAACGTTTAGAACAAGAAGTTTTAGTTAATCCATTTCTATACGAAATCGAATATTATGGATTACTTTTATCAAACAAAATGAAGGATCCCTTTTACACAAATCCCAAGGCTGTAGAAATGTACAAAAAACTAAAAAGCATTAATATTGCAGCACAAAATTCAATAAAGAATATTAAAATATATTCAGATGTTTTAAATACAAATACAGCGGCATATTGCTTATCGATTCCTGAAAGAGGATTCAACGAAAATGCCTGTAATAAAGTAATAAATTATGTTACCAAAAATTTTAATTTAACATCTAGCAAAAATTCTCTAATCAAAGAAATATCTAATCTGTACGCAATGAACGCCTCTGTGCCTGATTCGCTAATAGCATTTTCATGTAAACTTTATCCAGATATCGACAAGTATTTTTATAAAATTATGGATGTAAACATTTTTGACTGTAATACAATAAATGAATACATGTCACGCAATGAGGCTTGCAAAAATTCAAATGAAAATTACTTTTGGACAGCGCCTTCAGGAATCCGATACGTTTGTGAAAATAGAAAGATGAGAGAACCAAGATCAAAAGAATTAGAAAATGGAATATGCGTAAATGACGCTGAAATAAAAAATGGTATGTACTGTTCAATAAAAAATGGATGGATTGAAAATACGGGGTACAAAAGATTTACTGATAAGCGTGATAGTCAAATATATCGTGCAACAAAAATTGGTGATCAAATATGGATGGCTGAAAATTTAAATTATAACATTACCGACAGCTACTGCTATGAAAATAACCCCGACAATTGTCTAAAACATGGTCGATTGTACACCTGGAATTCCATTATGTCAAAATCTGATAATGGATGTAAGAATAATTATGAGAAATGCTTAGAGAAACAACCTATCAAAGGAATTTGTCCTGATGGATGGCATTTGCCATCTGTAGAAGATTTTAATCATTTATTAGAAAATGTGGGAACAAGCAGATCGTCATATGTAGTAAAATTAAAGGCTTCCGATGAATGGGATAATGGGAAGAAAGGAAGCAATACATATGGATTTAATGCCTATCCTGCCGGATCTATGCTATTAACAGAGGAAAAACAAATATACTTCATTAATCAAAAAAAATCAACATCATTTTGGACTGTCGTAGGAGGAAGTGGCAACGCAGAAGCTTATGCCTTTTTTATCGAAAATGAATCCGATAAAAGTTCTGGTTTTTCTTATGATTGGAAAAAAAATGGTCATTCTGTTCGCTGCCTAAAAGATAAAAAATAACTTTATTGTTCGCAAAAGCATGCTGTTACAATCAACAAAAGGCCTTTTCATAATTCTTATAGCATCGTATTTCGCCATCGCAGAACAGGATGCCAGTTTGTCAAAAGAAAAAAGATGTGTTAAAACAATTATGCACTCCAATGATGGTTTTTCTGAAACAGGAAACAGATACGACGGATATTATTGTGGTGATACAACTTCAAAAGATCTTTTTGCTCGCGCATCATGTAAAGAGGGTGACTTATATTTTGCGGGAGATAAATTAGCAACATTGGAATGGGGTCAAGGTGTAGAACCGTCCGTAATCTGCGTGCCATCAAATTTCAAATGTCCTAAAGGGCGCTTTTTAGCAGAGTACAAATATGGAAAACAAATATTTTACGCATGCGTTGAACCGCCTAACAACGCCCATTTTGATTCGCAGTTAAAAAGAATTACTTGTGATAATAATTTTTCCAATCATGAATACCGTAATTGTGAAAGTGAATTTTGTGACGATAACAGCGATGACCTAATGCTAAAATGTATTCCTAAATGTTCAAAAGATAAATATCTTGATTTTATGGAAGAAAAATGCAAAGCTATACCAATGGGTGCGCGCAAAATTGATGAATACACTTGGGAATGCGATAAGAAATTTTCTCGATACAACGATAAAGATGAATGCAGACCTTGGCCTAAGAACGCTGAGCCGTCAAAAGGTTGCTGGTATAGCTCCATAAAAATTTCAGATTTAGCAATAAAAGCTAAAGAGTGTCCAGAATCCATAATAATTGATGGTGAAGAGTATTATTGTTATGATCCAGTTGATGGAGAAAATGGCTGTACATTAATCAATTGTCTTGAAAAAATGGGAAATAGCTTGCGTGCTCCTTTGGGAACTGAAGTCATCTTCAATTTTTCCAATGAAAAAATTTCTGTGAGAATGAAGCAGATCTTTACTCAAAATGAGTTACTTGGCAGATGGTCCGGATGCTGGAAATGCCCTAAAGGAACCTCTTTCAACATGAGTAAAAACGAATGTGTTCCAAAATAGTAGCCCTTTTGCGTTAGGGGGCGTCGCACCTTTGTGGCGAGACGCGTAGCGGCTCGATGAGCCGAAGGCGAGCAGCACCCGACCCGGCGCCCTTCGACAAGCTCAGGGACCTTAGCCGGGGAACGCCAAAAAAAAATACCTACGGATTTTCTTTTCCGTAGGCGTTCTTTTTTGAAAACTTCTCTAAGCTACTTTTTTAGAGCCTCGAGTTTGGCTTTGAACTCGGCGATTTTTTCAGGAGTCAAGCCCATGTCCTGCAACACGCTGATTGCATCGGCACGCTCCTCGTCGCGGGCCTTTTCAGCCTTTTCTTCAGCTTTTTGGCGTTCTTCGGCGCGAGCATCGGCAATTCGCTGGCGGTAAACGTCGCCGGCGCTAACGAAACCGTATTTCTGTCCTACGCTAACGAAAGCCATATCCAACTCCTTTTGAATATCTTCAGTGAGATACTCTGATAAATATACACTCATTTTCTGCAAAAGGCAAGTCGCCTCATTGTGGGGAATCGTTTTCAAGGCATCCTTAAACTTCGGCAGAATTTCAACCAGTTTTTCGGCATTATAGGCATATTTCATAGCGACAATCCCGTAAGAACCATTCCGCTATTTCACCCATTCGGTTTTGCACAAAACCATTTGGAGTAGAAATTTTAGGCTCATCTCTCTACTTTTTGCTCCGCAAAAAAAAGAGGATACAATGAGCCTTCCAAAGATTAACATTGAAAGAATCAACGAGCGGTTCGGCCGTTTTGGCGAATTCTTGCTCAATCACCGCGCCATTTTGCTGGTGGCGTTTGTCGTTTTGCTTGCGGTTTCGATCGTGGGCATGAAAAAAATCTACGTCGAGGCGTCTTGGGACAGCTACTTTATCGAGGGCGACCCGATGCTTGTCGAAACGGACAAGTTCAAGGAAACTTTCGGTAACGACTATTTCGTAGGCGTACTGGTCGAGAGCGACCATTCCATCTTGACGCCGGACAACCTGAAGCTTTTGCGCGAACTTTCGAACGAACTGCGCGACAGCCTCTCGTATTCCGACGGCAAGGCGACTTCAATTGTCGATTTGGAATACATGCT
This genomic interval carries:
- a CDS encoding FeoA family protein: MKNAEFIDRLSLAEMCENRCGTIAQIEGDSRFISRIVSIGLTPGSDFTLLKNDKRSPVLVFCRDTVIAVNHKESSQIFVKVES
- a CDS encoding fibrobacter succinogenes major paralogous domain-containing protein, with the protein product MKQFLFAVIGLFSLSFADVHPGLKNAIDNGDVKTAENLVKKFGVKDMYCPANLSFENAMTIYENAFSTNPLIMWKNCASVFIKNAENNVCGESLPLCKHYLETLFQKGDVDKIDSVFAQIIQSKLYIQKEKREVEQLEIVKASKQECMDQLDLHRKETVDSLINWHDIDCKILFDATICSKLFSTYGMVHIDSINKVFSSKSKNCKKKPTMTVKKRLEQEVLVNPFLYEIEYYGLLLSNKMKDPFYTNPKAVEMYKKLKSINIAAQNSIKNIKIYSDVLNTNTAAYCLSIPERGFNENACNKVINYVTKNFNLTSSKNSLIKEISNLYAMNASVPDSLIAFSCKLYPDIDKYFYKIMDVNIFDCNTINEYMSRNEACKNSNENYFWTAPSGIRYVCENRKMREPRSKELENGICVNDAEIKNGMYCSIKNGWIENTGYKRFTDKRDSQIYRATKIGDQIWMAENLNYNITDSYCYENNPDNCLKHGRLYTWNSIMSKSDNGCKNNYEKCLEKQPIKGICPDGWHLPSVEDFNHLLENVGTSRSSYVVKLKASDEWDNGKKGSNTYGFNAYPAGSMLLTEEKQIYFINQKKSTSFWTVVGGSGNAEAYAFFIENESDKSSGFSYDWKKNGHSVRCLKDKK
- the feoB gene encoding ferrous iron transport protein B → MSEIKTIALLGQPNSGKSTLFNNLTGLHQRVGNWPGKTVEQAEGEFVFDGTTYKVIDLPGSYGLSANSEEEVVTRDYIQSGKADLVCILVDASQLERSLYMLADFVGIRMPVMLVLNMMDVAEAAGKKIDVTAIEKRLGVPVLGFSAAETERYPEFFKKMVSAIKTPVCLDSGSLREELVSGGELGEKTDDIISRIEAALGDFEYGVCERIWIAEKLLEKDKLICGIVNESLPFARKNAIDAILDSDEGRDGGILTGEAKYRWVSKIVRESATPKSIEKVFSKWDRIATHHIKGKFFAFGIMVVSLIACMILAFPGMGIGFGMQPVLQSLVERAGNALGVWPVVISFINLVLVGGTCITICMTSFIFSIIFVFRILEEIGYMARFSYAFDNWLSRLGLQGKAIMPLFSGIGCTAGAVCGTRVLDTRGQRLLALVLLWAIPCGSKVAVVLFLASTFFGSAAPLFGIGYVALIFASFYLSSRLFGKKLVPQNERVGMIMELPPYHKPHWKMIAAMVGRSTWGIFKKALKMILMVAALFWALSYAGDGNVENTLLYKIGNAIEPVTMFFGMRWELFVSYLGGMFSKEASLGIMSTLFNHTGEAFSLVTRVAASENLGEALASTISKPEALAFLFASMFNVPCVLAMGTTYREAGSFKWLATIMGYYLALSLGLAFIGYHIGLLIF